ATGGAACACCCATAAATGTTTTGGCATAGTTGATCACACTGTCGGAAATAGCCAGTGCTTTTATTTCGGCAGAATCAACCTTTTGTTCATCCATCCACCATGGATTTAATTGTGTAAAAGCCAAATGAAAAGATAAACAAAGAACAACTGTGAAGATGCACTTCCTCAATAACATATTAACTGTGTTGTTTTTTATTTTTTATTTTATCCCTCTCCCACCAAACCGGTGTGTCATCATCAGGATCAAGATTATAATTTACGGTGATCTCCTCACCTGGTAAAATGTCTTTAACGGCTTCAAATTCCAAAATATTAAGATCGAAATCAGGGTTGTATTTTGCATTTGGAGTATAGGAATGATTATACAAAGACCCAAACCCTAATGCCAATGCTCCCTTTCTGCCACTTTTACCCCATTCAAAATAATATTCATAAATAAAGGTATCGTTAATGGCATTTCTGTCCTTTTCACTGAACACGATCATTGGTGCTATTTCAATAACTGTACCTTTTTTTATTTTTTTTGAAGTAAATACTGCTCTTCCCCTATCTGGAGTTAGCGCCACAAATAAATGCTCCGGTAAAAATGGGGTAAGTGTTTTTATGTGTACTTCTGATTTCTTATTCGTTTTTTTTGACATCCCGAAAGTATTATTTAGAATTTAAAACTTTATTAACACCATCTTTGAATTCGGCAAATAATTGTTTGAAATGCGCTTTTTTAGCACTGCGACCTTCTACTTTTTTTGCCTGATTGATTCGGGAAATTGCCTGATCATGTAAAGCGAAA
The genomic region above belongs to Bacteroidota bacterium and contains:
- a CDS encoding SET domain-containing protein-lysine N-methyltransferase, translating into MSKKTNKKSEVHIKTLTPFLPEHLFVALTPDRGRAVFTSKKIKKGTVIEIAPMIVFSEKDRNAINDTFIYEYYFEWGKSGRKGALALGFGSLYNHSYTPNAKYNPDFDLNILEFEAVKDILPGEEITVNYNLDPDDDTPVWWERDKIKNKKQHS